A single genomic interval of Mycolicibacterium holsaticum DSM 44478 = JCM 12374 harbors:
- a CDS encoding F0F1 ATP synthase subunit B/delta produces MSTFIGQLIGFAVIVFVLTKWVVPLVRGMMQQQQENVRTQLAEHAEAEKKVADADSEHAKALEEAKTEAAKVIEEARHDAEKIAEQLRIQADVELERIKTQGGQQIQLLRQQLIRELRQSLGAESVHRAGDLVRDFVSDASEQSATVDRFLDELDEMAPSSTVFTEAATAKLRAASRESITAVVERFDETIAGSDANALTGLADDLVSVVKLLRAETVLARHLSDPSSDSGLKTALAERLLSGKVSDAALDVVKAAVSQRWSSTSDLAHGLQHIARLALLVRAEREDQIDDVEDQLFRVSRVLEAEPRLINLLSEYTTPADGRIKLLNNVLRGRASKNTADLLRQTVELLHGERADEVVRDLANLAVSRRGEVVAHVRAAAELTDAQRERLTELLTRIYAHPVSLQLDVNPALIGGLTIAVGDEVIDGSLASKLAAAENHLPD; encoded by the coding sequence GTGTCGACGTTCATCGGACAGCTGATCGGCTTTGCGGTCATCGTCTTCGTGCTCACCAAGTGGGTCGTGCCGCTGGTGCGCGGGATGATGCAGCAGCAGCAGGAGAACGTGCGTACCCAACTCGCCGAGCACGCCGAGGCGGAGAAGAAGGTCGCCGACGCCGATTCAGAACACGCCAAGGCGTTGGAAGAGGCCAAGACCGAAGCCGCGAAGGTGATCGAGGAGGCGCGCCACGACGCCGAGAAGATCGCCGAGCAGCTGCGTATCCAGGCCGACGTCGAACTCGAGCGGATCAAGACCCAAGGTGGTCAACAGATTCAGTTGCTACGCCAACAGCTGATCCGTGAGCTGCGTCAAAGCCTCGGCGCCGAATCCGTGCACCGGGCCGGCGACCTGGTGCGCGATTTCGTCTCCGACGCATCCGAGCAGTCCGCAACGGTCGACCGCTTCCTCGACGAGCTCGACGAAATGGCGCCGTCCAGCACGGTCTTCACCGAAGCCGCAACGGCCAAACTGCGTGCGGCGAGCCGGGAGTCGATCACCGCGGTGGTCGAGCGGTTCGATGAAACGATCGCGGGCAGCGACGCGAACGCGCTGACCGGCCTGGCCGACGATCTGGTGTCGGTGGTCAAGCTGCTACGCGCAGAAACCGTACTCGCACGCCACCTGTCCGATCCGTCCAGCGACTCCGGTCTCAAGACCGCGTTGGCCGAGCGGCTCCTGTCCGGCAAGGTGTCCGATGCCGCGCTTGATGTCGTCAAAGCCGCTGTGTCACAGCGCTGGTCGTCCACCTCCGACCTGGCCCACGGTTTGCAGCACATCGCCAGGCTGGCGTTGCTGGTGCGGGCCGAACGCGAAGACCAGATCGACGACGTGGAAGACCAACTCTTCCGGGTCAGCCGCGTGTTGGAGGCCGAGCCACGGCTGATCAACCTGTTGAGCGAATACACCACACCGGCTGACGGGCGGATCAAACTGCTCAACAACGTGCTTCGTGGCCGGGCCAGCAAGAACACCGCTGATCTGCTGCGTCAGACGGTCGAACTGCTGCACGGTGAGCGAGCCGACGAAGTGGTCCGCGATCTGGCGAACCTCGCAGTGTCCCGGCGCGGTGAGGTGGTGGCGCATGTCCGTGCTGCCGCCGAACTCACCGACGCCCAGCGCGAGCGGCTCACCGAGCTCCTCACCCGCATCTACGCCCATCCGGTGTCGCTTCAGCTCGATGTGAACCCGGCGCTGATCGGTGGCTTGACCATCGCAGTCGGCGACGAGGTGATCGACGGATCGTTGGCGTCGAAGCTGGCGGCGGCCGAGAACCACTTGCCCGACTGA
- the atpA gene encoding F0F1 ATP synthase subunit alpha — protein MAELTISANEIQGAIEEYVAGFEAETEREEIGTVIDAGDGIAHVEGLPSVMTQELLEFPGGVLGVALNLDEHSIGAVILGDFEQIQEGQPVKRTGNVLSVPVGDGFLGRVVNPLGQPIDGRGDIETTERRALELQAPSVVQRQSVSEPLQTGIKAIDSQTPIGRGQRQLIIGDRKTGKTAVCVDTILNQRQNWETGDPSKQVRCVYVAIGQKGTTIASVRRTLEEGGAMDYTTIVAAPASDSAGFKWLAPYTGSTIAQHWMYDGKHVLIVFDDLTKQAEAYRAISLLLRRPPGREAYPGDVFYLHSRLLERCAKLSDELGGGSLTGLPIIETKANDISAYIPTNVISITDGQCFLETDLFNQGVRPAINVGVSVSRVGGAAQIKAMKEVAGSLRLDLSQYRELESFAAFASDLDETSKAQLDRGARLVELLKQPQNSPMPVEEQVVAIFLGTRGHLDSVPIEDVQKFEQEFLEHVKASHEAILKDIRETTKLSEETEEKLANAVNEFKKGFATTDGSSVVPDEHVEAMDEEDVEKESVKVRKPAPKKK, from the coding sequence ATGGCAGAGTTGACGATCTCAGCGAATGAGATCCAAGGTGCGATCGAGGAGTATGTCGCCGGGTTCGAGGCCGAAACCGAGCGTGAAGAGATCGGTACGGTCATCGACGCCGGCGACGGTATCGCCCACGTCGAGGGACTGCCGTCCGTCATGACCCAGGAGCTGCTGGAGTTCCCCGGCGGCGTGTTGGGCGTTGCGCTCAACCTGGACGAACACAGCATCGGCGCCGTCATCCTCGGTGACTTCGAGCAGATCCAAGAAGGCCAGCCGGTGAAGCGCACCGGCAACGTGCTGTCTGTGCCGGTTGGTGACGGCTTCCTGGGTCGCGTCGTCAACCCACTGGGTCAGCCGATCGACGGCCGCGGCGACATCGAGACCACCGAGCGGCGCGCACTGGAACTGCAGGCGCCTTCGGTGGTGCAACGCCAAAGCGTGAGCGAGCCTCTGCAGACGGGCATCAAGGCCATCGACTCGCAGACCCCGATCGGTCGCGGGCAGCGTCAGCTGATCATCGGTGACCGCAAGACCGGTAAGACCGCGGTGTGCGTGGACACCATCCTCAACCAGCGGCAGAACTGGGAGACCGGCGATCCGAGCAAGCAGGTCCGCTGCGTGTATGTGGCCATCGGCCAGAAGGGCACCACGATCGCCAGCGTGCGTCGCACCCTCGAAGAGGGCGGCGCGATGGACTACACCACCATCGTCGCCGCGCCGGCTTCCGACTCTGCCGGGTTCAAATGGCTTGCGCCCTACACGGGTTCGACCATCGCCCAGCACTGGATGTACGACGGCAAGCATGTGCTGATCGTGTTCGACGACCTGACCAAGCAGGCCGAGGCATACCGCGCGATCTCACTGCTGCTGCGTCGGCCGCCCGGTCGCGAGGCGTACCCCGGTGACGTGTTCTACCTGCACTCGCGGCTGCTGGAGCGCTGCGCCAAGCTGTCCGACGAACTCGGCGGCGGTTCACTCACCGGGCTGCCGATCATCGAGACCAAGGCCAACGACATCTCGGCCTACATTCCGACCAACGTCATCTCGATCACCGACGGTCAGTGCTTCCTGGAGACCGACCTGTTCAACCAGGGCGTGCGACCGGCCATCAACGTCGGTGTGTCGGTGTCGCGCGTCGGTGGCGCCGCTCAGATCAAGGCAATGAAGGAAGTAGCAGGAAGTCTGCGTCTGGATCTGTCGCAGTACCGCGAACTCGAGTCGTTCGCGGCCTTCGCCTCCGACCTCGACGAAACCTCGAAGGCTCAGCTGGACCGCGGTGCGCGGCTCGTCGAGTTGCTCAAGCAGCCGCAGAACAGCCCGATGCCGGTTGAGGAGCAGGTCGTCGCCATCTTCCTCGGTACCCGCGGCCACCTGGACTCGGTGCCGATCGAGGATGTCCAGAAGTTCGAGCAGGAGTTCCTCGAGCACGTGAAGGCCTCACACGAGGCGATCCTCAAGGACATCCGGGAGACGACCAAGCTCTCCGAGGAGACGGAAGAAAAGCTCGCCAACGCGGTCAACGAGTTCAAGAAGGGCTTCGCGACCACCGACGGCAGCTCCGTGGTGCCCGACGAGCACGTCGAGGCCATGGATGAAGAAGACGTCGAAAAGGAATCGGTGAAGGTCCGCAAGCCCGCACCGAAGAAGAAGTAG
- a CDS encoding F0F1 ATP synthase subunit gamma, whose translation MAATLRELRGRIRSAGSIKKITKAQELIATSRIAKAQARVEAARPYDREITNMLTELASASALDHPLLVAREKPRRAGVLVVSSDRGLCGAYNANVLRRSEELFALLREEGKEPVLYVVGRKALGYYSFRNWDVNEAWTGFSERPEYENAQEIASTLVGAFMAGVDDEGDNPGADDILGVDELHIVFTEFRSMLSQSAIARRIAPMEVEYSDEDTGLHTLFSFEPDAETLFSALLPRYVSTRIFAALLEAAASESASRRRAMKSATDNADELITDLTLQANRERQAQITQEISEIVGGANALADAKS comes from the coding sequence ATGGCAGCAACACTGCGCGAACTGCGCGGCAGGATCCGCTCCGCGGGCTCGATCAAGAAGATCACCAAAGCCCAGGAGCTGATCGCCACGTCGCGGATCGCCAAGGCACAGGCCCGAGTCGAAGCGGCTAGGCCATACGACCGCGAGATCACCAACATGCTCACCGAACTGGCCAGCGCCAGCGCGCTGGACCATCCGTTGCTGGTCGCTCGCGAAAAGCCGCGGCGGGCAGGCGTGTTGGTGGTGTCCTCCGACCGCGGACTCTGCGGCGCATACAACGCCAACGTGCTTCGCCGGTCCGAGGAGTTGTTCGCCCTGCTCCGCGAAGAGGGCAAGGAACCCGTCCTGTACGTGGTGGGCCGCAAAGCGCTCGGCTACTACAGCTTCCGTAACTGGGATGTGAACGAGGCCTGGACTGGTTTCTCGGAGCGTCCCGAGTACGAGAACGCACAGGAAATCGCGTCCACACTGGTCGGCGCGTTCATGGCCGGCGTCGACGACGAAGGCGACAATCCCGGAGCGGACGACATCCTCGGGGTCGACGAACTGCACATCGTGTTCACCGAGTTCCGGTCGATGCTGTCGCAGTCGGCCATCGCGCGTCGCATCGCACCGATGGAGGTCGAGTACAGCGACGAGGACACCGGCTTGCACACGCTGTTCTCGTTCGAGCCCGACGCCGAGACGTTGTTCTCGGCGCTGCTGCCGCGGTACGTCTCCACCCGCATCTTCGCCGCGCTACTCGAGGCGGCGGCATCGGAGTCGGCGTCACGCAGGCGGGCGATGAAGTCGGCGACCGACAACGCCGACGAGCTCATCACGGATCTGACGTTGCAGGCCAACCGTGAACGCCAGGCGCAGATCACCCAGGAAATCAGCGAGATCGTCGGTGGCGCAAACGCGTTGGCCGACGCCAAGAGTTAG
- the atpD gene encoding F0F1 ATP synthase subunit beta — MTATAERETNKAGADTNGRVVRVTGPVVDVEFPRGAVPELFNALHAEIVYTDLAKTLTLEVAQHLGDNLVRCISMQPTDGLVRGVEVTDTGASISVPVGDGVKGHVFNALGDCLDDPGYGKDFEKWSIHRKPPAFDQLEPRTEMLETGLKVVDLLTPYVRGGKIALFGGAGVGKTVLIQEMINRIARNFGGTSVFAGVGERTREGNDLWVELADANVLKDTALVFGQMDEPPGTRMRVALSALTMAEFFRDEQGQDVLLFIDNIFRFTQAGSEVSTLLGRMPSAVGYQPTLADEMGELQERITSTRGHSITSMQAVYVPADDYTDPAPATTFAHLDATTELSRSVFSKGIFPAVDPLASSSTILDPSVVGDEHYRVAQEVIRILQRYKDLQDIIAILGIDELAEEDKQLVQRARRIERFLSQNMMAAEQFTGQPGSTVPLKETIEAFDKLTKGDFDHLPEQAFFLIGGLDDLAKKAESLGAKLEDTSGDGAPVSSEGNGNGKGDDADKAQ; from the coding sequence ATGACTGCTACCGCCGAACGCGAGACGAACAAGGCCGGTGCCGACACCAACGGACGGGTCGTGCGTGTCACCGGCCCGGTCGTCGACGTCGAGTTCCCACGCGGCGCCGTTCCCGAACTGTTCAACGCGTTGCACGCCGAAATCGTCTACACCGACCTGGCGAAGACGCTGACGCTGGAGGTCGCCCAGCACCTCGGCGACAACCTGGTGCGCTGCATCTCGATGCAGCCCACCGACGGTCTGGTGCGCGGGGTCGAGGTCACCGACACCGGCGCGTCGATCTCGGTCCCCGTCGGCGACGGCGTCAAGGGGCACGTGTTCAACGCGCTCGGCGACTGCCTCGACGATCCCGGCTACGGCAAGGACTTCGAGAAGTGGTCCATCCACCGCAAGCCGCCGGCCTTCGACCAGCTTGAGCCCAGGACCGAAATGCTGGAGACGGGCCTGAAGGTCGTCGACCTGCTGACGCCCTACGTGCGTGGCGGCAAGATCGCGCTGTTCGGCGGTGCCGGCGTGGGCAAGACGGTGTTGATCCAGGAGATGATCAACCGCATCGCCCGTAACTTCGGCGGTACCTCGGTGTTCGCCGGGGTGGGGGAGCGCACCCGTGAGGGCAACGACCTCTGGGTCGAGCTCGCTGACGCCAACGTGCTCAAGGACACCGCGCTGGTGTTCGGCCAGATGGACGAGCCGCCGGGCACCCGTATGCGGGTGGCGCTGTCGGCGCTGACCATGGCGGAGTTCTTCCGCGACGAGCAGGGCCAGGACGTGCTTCTGTTCATCGACAACATCTTCCGGTTCACCCAGGCCGGTTCCGAGGTGTCGACGCTGCTGGGCCGCATGCCCTCCGCGGTCGGCTACCAGCCGACGCTGGCCGACGAGATGGGTGAGCTGCAGGAGCGAATTACCTCCACCCGCGGCCACTCGATCACCTCGATGCAGGCCGTGTACGTGCCCGCCGACGACTACACCGACCCGGCGCCCGCGACGACGTTCGCGCACCTCGACGCCACCACGGAGTTGAGCCGCTCGGTGTTCTCCAAGGGCATCTTCCCGGCGGTGGATCCGCTGGCGTCCAGCTCGACGATCCTCGACCCGAGCGTGGTCGGTGACGAGCACTACCGGGTGGCGCAGGAAGTCATTCGGATCCTGCAGCGCTACAAGGACCTCCAGGACATCATCGCGATTCTCGGTATCGACGAGCTGGCCGAGGAGGACAAGCAGCTGGTGCAACGCGCCCGCCGTATCGAGCGCTTCCTGTCCCAGAACATGATGGCCGCCGAGCAGTTCACCGGCCAGCCGGGTTCGACGGTTCCGCTGAAGGAGACGATCGAGGCGTTCGACAAGCTGACCAAGGGCGACTTCGACCATCTGCCGGAGCAGGCGTTCTTCCTCATCGGCGGCCTCGACGATCTCGCGAAGAAGGCCGAAAGCCTTGGCGCCAAGCTGGAAGACACGAGTGGCGATGGTGCGCCGGTCTCCAGCGAGGGCAACGGCAACGGCAAGGGCGACGACGCCGATAAGGCGCAGTAG
- a CDS encoding F0F1 ATP synthase subunit epsilon, whose product MAEIDVDIVAVEREIWSGKATFVFTRTTAGEIGILPRHIPLVAQLVDDAVVRVEREGEEDLRIAVDGGFMSVTDDGVIILAESAALESEIDSDTARQDADSDDPVTAAKGRARLRALGQID is encoded by the coding sequence ATGGCGGAGATAGACGTCGACATCGTCGCCGTCGAACGGGAGATCTGGTCGGGCAAGGCCACTTTTGTGTTCACCCGCACCACCGCCGGTGAGATCGGGATCCTGCCCCGCCACATCCCGTTGGTGGCTCAGCTCGTCGACGACGCGGTCGTGCGAGTCGAGCGGGAAGGCGAAGAGGATCTGCGGATCGCGGTCGACGGCGGTTTCATGTCGGTCACCGACGACGGCGTGATCATTCTCGCCGAGTCGGCCGCACTCGAGTCCGAGATCGACTCCGACACCGCACGCCAGGACGCCGATTCCGACGATCCAGTAACCGCGGCAAAGGGACGAGCTAGGCTCCGCGCCCTGGGTCAGATCGACTAG
- a CDS encoding DUF2550 domain-containing protein — protein MSASMWIMVALVGVLLAVVVALSYRLWKLRQVGGTAAILRDVPAVGGHGWRHGVMRYRGGEAGFYRLSSLRWWPDRRLSRRGLEIVSRRGPRGDEFDIMTHEIVVLEVRDVSPERRRSYEIALDRGALTAFLSWVESRPSPRARRRAR, from the coding sequence ATGAGCGCGTCCATGTGGATCATGGTCGCGCTGGTTGGTGTGCTGCTCGCGGTTGTCGTCGCACTGAGTTACCGGCTGTGGAAGCTGCGGCAGGTGGGCGGCACCGCGGCGATTCTCCGTGATGTGCCCGCCGTCGGCGGGCACGGCTGGCGGCACGGCGTAATGCGTTACCGCGGCGGAGAAGCCGGGTTCTACCGGTTGTCCAGCCTGCGGTGGTGGCCGGATCGGCGGTTGAGTCGTCGGGGCCTGGAGATCGTGTCGCGGCGCGGACCCCGCGGCGACGAGTTCGACATCATGACGCATGAAATCGTGGTGTTGGAGGTCCGCGACGTCAGCCCGGAACGCCGGCGAAGTTATGAGATCGCCCTGGACCGGGGGGCATTGACCGCGTTCTTGTCTTGGGTGGAGTCACGGCCGTCGCCTCGCGCGCGTCGGCGCGCCCGCTAA
- a CDS encoding cob(I)yrinic acid a,c-diamide adenosyltransferase: MGVHLTRIYTRTGDDGTTGLSDFSRVSKNDARLEAYADCDEANAAIGVAIALGHPDAQILKVLRLIQNDLFDAGADLSTPVVENPKYPPLRVAQSYIDRLEGWCDEFNEGLSALNSFILPGGTALSALLHVARTVVRRAERSAWKAVELHGEAVSVLPARYLNRLSDLLFILSRVANPDGDVLWQPGG, from the coding sequence ATGGGCGTTCATCTGACCCGCATATACACGCGCACGGGCGATGACGGAACCACCGGGCTGAGCGATTTCAGCAGGGTGTCCAAGAACGACGCCCGCCTCGAGGCGTACGCCGACTGCGACGAGGCCAATGCCGCCATCGGTGTGGCAATCGCGTTGGGTCACCCCGATGCACAGATCCTCAAGGTGCTCAGGCTGATTCAGAACGACCTCTTCGATGCCGGCGCGGATCTGTCGACGCCCGTGGTCGAGAACCCGAAATATCCACCGCTGCGAGTTGCGCAGAGCTACATCGACCGGCTCGAAGGCTGGTGCGACGAGTTCAACGAAGGGCTGTCGGCGCTCAATTCGTTTATTCTGCCGGGCGGCACGGCGCTGTCGGCGCTGCTGCATGTGGCCCGCACCGTGGTTCGCCGGGCCGAGCGCTCCGCATGGAAAGCCGTGGAGCTACACGGGGAGGCGGTCAGCGTGCTTCCGGCGAGATACCTCAACCGGCTGTCGGATCTGCTGTTCATTCTGTCGCGGGTCGCCAACCCGGACGGCGACGTGCTGTGGCAGCCGGGCGGATGA
- the murA gene encoding UDP-N-acetylglucosamine 1-carboxyvinyltransferase has translation MSERFVVTGGNRLSGEVAVGGAKNSVLKLMAASLLAEGTSTITNCPDILDVPLMAEVLRGLGATVELDSDVVRVTSPEELKYDADFAAVRQFRASVCVLGPLVGRCKRARVALPGGDAIGSRPLDMHQAGLRQLGARCNIEHGCVVAEADHLRGAEIQLEFPSVGATENILMAAVVAEGVTTIHNAAREPDVVDLCTMLNQMGAQISGAGTPTMKITGVDRLYPTEHRVIGDRIVAATWGIAAAMTRGDISVVGVDPQHLQLVLHKLHDAGATVTQDDNGFRVVQYERPKAVNVATLPFPGFPTDLQPMAIALASIADGTSMITENVFEARFRFVEEMVRLGADARTDGHHAVVRGIPQLSSAPVWSSDIRAGAGLVLAGLVADGDTEVHDVFHIDRGYPLFVENLKSLGAEIERVA, from the coding sequence GTGAGCGAGCGTTTCGTGGTGACCGGCGGAAACCGGTTATCGGGCGAAGTTGCCGTCGGGGGGGCCAAGAACAGCGTTTTGAAGCTGATGGCGGCCTCGCTCCTTGCGGAGGGGACCAGCACGATCACGAACTGCCCGGACATCCTGGACGTGCCGCTGATGGCCGAAGTGTTGCGGGGCCTGGGGGCGACGGTCGAACTCGATTCTGACGTCGTGCGGGTCACCTCGCCCGAGGAGCTCAAGTACGACGCGGATTTTGCCGCGGTTCGCCAGTTCCGCGCCTCGGTGTGTGTCCTCGGGCCCTTGGTCGGGCGGTGCAAGCGGGCCAGGGTGGCGTTGCCCGGCGGCGACGCGATCGGGTCGCGGCCCCTGGATATGCACCAGGCCGGGCTTCGGCAACTCGGTGCGCGGTGCAACATCGAACACGGCTGCGTGGTCGCCGAGGCAGACCATCTGCGCGGTGCGGAGATCCAGCTGGAGTTCCCATCGGTCGGCGCCACGGAGAACATCCTGATGGCGGCGGTGGTCGCCGAGGGCGTGACGACGATTCACAACGCTGCACGTGAGCCCGACGTCGTCGATCTCTGCACGATGCTCAACCAGATGGGAGCTCAGATCTCGGGGGCGGGTACCCCGACGATGAAGATCACCGGCGTGGACCGGTTGTACCCGACCGAACACCGGGTGATCGGTGACCGCATCGTTGCTGCGACCTGGGGCATCGCCGCTGCGATGACCCGCGGCGACATCTCCGTGGTCGGCGTCGATCCGCAGCATCTCCAGTTGGTCCTGCACAAACTGCATGACGCCGGTGCGACCGTCACGCAAGACGACAACGGCTTCCGGGTGGTCCAGTACGAGCGGCCCAAGGCGGTCAACGTCGCCACCCTGCCGTTTCCCGGTTTCCCGACCGATCTGCAGCCGATGGCCATCGCGCTGGCCTCCATCGCCGACGGCACCTCGATGATCACCGAGAACGTGTTCGAGGCCCGCTTCCGATTCGTCGAGGAGATGGTCCGGCTCGGCGCCGACGCCCGCACCGACGGACACCACGCCGTGGTGCGCGGCATCCCGCAGCTCTCCAGCGCCCCCGTGTGGTCGTCGGACATCCGCGCCGGCGCCGGCCTGGTGCTGGCAGGCCTGGTCGCCGACGGAGACACCGAAGTGCACGACGTCTTTCACATCGACCGGGGCTATCCGCTGTTCGTGGAGAACCTCAAGAGCCTGGGCGCCGAGATCGAGCGCGTCGCCTGA
- a CDS encoding methylated-DNA--[protein]-cysteine S-methyltransferase: METLQFRCVDSPVGPLTLAGKEGRLMHLRMVDQTYEPSRDNWEPDDTAFPEAVEQLEAYFAGDRRDFDLVLDLAGTAFQRRVWEALLTIPYGETRSYGEIARQIGSPGAFRAVGLANGHNPIGIIVPCHRVIGSNGSLTGYGGGIDRKKLLLELEKSRVSPLQTLFD; the protein is encoded by the coding sequence ATGGAAACCCTGCAATTCCGTTGCGTCGACAGCCCGGTCGGCCCGCTGACGCTGGCCGGCAAGGAGGGTCGACTGATGCATCTGCGAATGGTCGATCAAACGTATGAGCCGAGCCGCGACAACTGGGAGCCCGACGACACGGCCTTCCCCGAGGCCGTCGAGCAGCTCGAAGCCTATTTCGCCGGCGACCGAAGGGATTTCGATCTGGTGCTCGACCTGGCAGGCACGGCATTCCAGCGCCGGGTCTGGGAGGCGCTGTTGACGATCCCGTACGGCGAAACCCGCTCCTACGGTGAGATCGCCCGGCAGATCGGATCACCTGGCGCATTCCGCGCCGTCGGCTTGGCCAACGGACACAATCCAATTGGCATCATCGTGCCGTGTCACCGGGTGATCGGATCGAACGGCAGCCTCACCGGATACGGCGGCGGGATTGACCGCAAGAAACTGTTGCTGGAACTGGAAAAGAGCAGGGTCTCCCCGTTGCAGACATTGTTCGACTAG